One genomic window of Candidatus Nitrosotenuis uzonensis includes the following:
- a CDS encoding glycosyltransferase produces MKVLHAGNMANLGYVICRHLRKTGLDVELLIEKNPPKGSDPLRFDPTLNNQYPDWISFFDKSKSSWKLDVIRKMREKKYDLIHAYVEFPIFAYFSGKPFLAHTQGSDFREMAQSKTLRGFLLRRAYRKAKAVLFFQPDHLPLFSKLKLYNGIFIAPLWDTTFFRAYSNKANNKKFTIFHPANLEFRLKGNDKLIKGYAEFVKNYPESNLIIVDRGIDSHKIHEMVKNLSIEDKVEFIDGPLNASQLLKYYNQSDVIADQFVLGALGSIGWETFSCKKPLLAFANEKQYRDVYGESPPVVNAFSSKDICISLTKLTNNEFRKEIGNKGYEWLTKYHSPVLFTEKIMKIYNCFKQKQTSQRLKSINNMV; encoded by the coding sequence ATGAAAGTTCTTCACGCCGGGAATATGGCAAATCTTGGTTATGTAATTTGCCGACATTTACGAAAAACAGGTCTTGATGTTGAGTTGTTGATTGAAAAAAACCCCCCAAAAGGATCTGATCCATTACGTTTTGATCCAACACTAAATAATCAGTATCCAGATTGGATATCTTTTTTTGATAAATCAAAATCTAGTTGGAAATTAGATGTTATACGAAAAATGAGAGAGAAAAAATATGATCTAATACATGCATATGTAGAATTTCCAATTTTTGCTTATTTCTCAGGCAAACCATTTCTTGCGCATACACAAGGAAGCGATTTTCGGGAGATGGCTCAATCAAAAACACTCAGAGGCTTTCTTCTTAGAAGGGCATATAGAAAAGCAAAAGCGGTTCTATTCTTTCAGCCTGATCATCTACCGTTGTTCTCTAAACTAAAGTTATACAATGGTATATTTATTGCACCACTATGGGATACAACATTTTTTAGGGCTTACAGTAATAAAGCCAATAATAAAAAATTCACAATTTTTCATCCAGCAAACTTAGAATTTAGACTAAAAGGAAATGATAAACTAATTAAAGGATATGCTGAATTTGTAAAAAATTATCCAGAATCAAATCTAATTATAGTTGATAGAGGAATCGATTCCCACAAGATTCATGAAATGGTAAAAAACTTGTCAATAGAAGACAAAGTTGAGTTTATTGATGGTCCTTTGAATGCTTCTCAACTATTGAAGTATTATAACCAGTCAGACGTTATAGCAGATCAATTTGTCTTAGGAGCATTGGGTTCAATTGGATGGGAAACATTTTCATGTAAAAAACCGTTACTAGCATTTGCAAATGAAAAACAATATCGTGATGTTTACGGAGAATCACCACCAGTTGTGAATGCATTTTCTTCAAAAGACATCTGTATCTCTCTTACTAAATTGACAAATAATGAATTTAGAAAAGAAATTGGAAACAAAGGATATGAGTGGTTAACAAAATATCACTCACCAGTATTATTTACAGAGAAAATAATGAAAATCTATAACTGTTTTAAACAAAAACAAACATCACAAAGACTAAAATCAATTAATAATATGGTATAA